From the genome of Anabrus simplex isolate iqAnaSimp1 chromosome X, ASM4041472v1, whole genome shotgun sequence, one region includes:
- the LOC136886832 gene encoding uncharacterized protein DDB_G0286299 isoform X2: MPARKGKRAGEKASVEVEKTEAETSKDVESPPPAKKGKGREKKPPKPASEEENNTDDAEVEDEVEKSDSEEKAEKPEPKKGRGRPKKDEKNGTQKAKEVATKTGLRARKQTSMKEESDVSDEEPETKKAAKSDDVKKSRGRPKKTASKPVKETKKRGKKPAAKAEASDEEEDEDEADTNENVDSGKDVKVSVEH, encoded by the coding sequence ATGCCTGCTCGTAAAGGTAAACGTGCTGGTGAGAAAGCATCTGTGGAAGTAGAAAAAACGGAAGCCGAGACTTCAAAAGATGTCGAGTCGCCACCACcggcaaagaaaggaaagggacgtGAGAAGAAGCCGCCAAAACCCGCTagtgaggaagaaaataataccgATGATGCCGAGGTAGAAGATGAAGTGGAAAAAAGTGATTCTGAAGAAAAGGCTGAAAAACCTGAACCCAAGAAGGGTAGGGGACGACCCAAGAAAGATGAGAAAAATGGCACTCAGAAAGCGAAGGAAGTTGCCACAAAAACTGGCCTGCGAGCGCGGAAACAGACTTCTATGAAGGAAGAATCAGACGTATCAGATGAAGAACCCGAAACAAAAAAAGCGGCTAAATCCGACGATGTGAAAAAATCCCGTGGAAGACCTAAGAAGACTGCATCAAAACCCGTCAAGGAAACAAAGAAGCGAGGAAAGAAACCAGCCGCAAAAGCCGAAGCGTCGgacgaggaagaagatgaagatgaagccGA